The proteins below are encoded in one region of Bremerella sp. P1:
- a CDS encoding acyl-CoA dehydrogenase family protein: MADKEIITPDSSNLAVLCAQLSENANSLQTAQDWPAQQLLNCAEHGVFRWFIAQEQGGLGWSGDDVVRGYLELSAACLTTTFVITQRTGACRRIASSENEALKRSLLPDLLSGRTFATVGISHLTTSRQHLKKPALLATEVDGGYKLDGYSPWVTGAKAADTLVIGASLEDGRQLLMAVPAKGIGIEVGEPAELVGLSASQTGPVNFKEAFCPHEWILDGPREDVMKKGKGANTGGLETSTLAVGLSTAAYRFLVAQREKRTEFAQPTEHFEAELEALKNDLLAAAAGEPQCDPLQIRSRANSLVLRITQAALSSAKGAGYLQSHDVGRWCREALFFLVWSCPSNVLSANLCELARIEG, translated from the coding sequence ATGGCCGATAAAGAAATCATCACACCCGATTCAAGCAACCTTGCGGTACTATGTGCGCAGCTAAGCGAAAACGCGAATTCTCTGCAGACCGCGCAGGACTGGCCTGCTCAACAGCTACTTAATTGTGCAGAGCATGGGGTCTTTCGCTGGTTTATCGCCCAAGAGCAGGGCGGGCTCGGTTGGTCAGGCGATGATGTCGTGCGAGGTTATCTCGAACTTTCTGCCGCTTGTTTGACCACAACGTTCGTAATTACCCAGCGCACAGGGGCATGTCGACGGATTGCCTCGAGCGAGAACGAGGCCCTGAAACGATCGTTGCTGCCTGATTTGCTCTCAGGCCGAACGTTCGCCACGGTCGGCATCTCGCATCTAACGACCAGTCGTCAGCACCTGAAGAAGCCAGCGCTGTTAGCAACCGAAGTCGACGGCGGCTACAAGCTCGATGGTTACAGCCCTTGGGTCACGGGGGCCAAAGCGGCCGATACGCTGGTGATTGGTGCCAGTCTGGAAGACGGTCGGCAGCTGCTGATGGCGGTGCCTGCCAAGGGGATTGGAATCGAAGTAGGTGAGCCGGCAGAACTAGTCGGCTTGTCGGCCAGTCAAACCGGCCCGGTCAATTTCAAAGAGGCATTCTGTCCGCACGAGTGGATCCTGGATGGTCCTCGCGAAGATGTGATGAAGAAGGGGAAAGGGGCCAACACCGGTGGTCTGGAAACTTCGACTTTGGCCGTCGGTCTTTCCACGGCTGCGTATCGTTTCCTGGTAGCTCAGCGTGAAAAACGAACCGAGTTCGCCCAACCAACCGAACACTTCGAGGCGGAGCTCGAGGCCCTGAAGAACGATCTTCTAGCGGCCGCTGCGGGAGAGCCTCAGTGCGATCCGCTGCAGATCCGCTCGCGTGCCAACAGCCTCGTGCTGCGGATCACCCAGGCGGCCCTCAGTTCAGCCAAGGGGGCCGGCTATCTGCAAAGCCACGATGTAGGACGCTGGTGCCGCGAGGCGCTGTTCTTCCTGGTGTGGAGCTGCCCGAGCAACGTCCTGTCCGCGAACCTCTGCGAACTTGCTAGAATCGAGGGCTAA